Below is a genomic region from Sneathia vaginalis.
ATTTGAATATTTAGAAACAGAAGATCAAAAAAAAGCAATAGAAGATGTAAAAAAAGATATGCAAAGCTATAAAATAATGGATAGAATAATATGCGGAGATGTTGGATATGGTAAGACTGAAGTAGCTATGAGAGCAGCTTTTAAGGCTATAGAAAGCGGTTATCAGGTTGCTTTACTAGCACCAACTACAATATTAGCTAATCAGCATTATGAACGGTTTAAAAAGCGATTTGAGGGTTTTCCGATAAATATAGCATCATACTCAAGACTTTCAACTAGAAAGGGAGTATTAGATGATTTAATTAGTGGTAAGATAGATCTTTTAATAGGTACACATAAAATTTTAGGTGATAATGTCATTTTCAATAATCTTGGACTATTAATAATAGATGAAGAACAAAAGTTTGGTGTTAAACATAAGGAAAAAATAAAGGAAAAAAAGACGAATATTGATGTTTTAACTCTGACTGCAACACCTATTCCTAGAACACTAAATTTGGCCTTGTTAGGTATTAGAGATATATCAGTAATATCAACACCACCTCTACAAAAATTACCAATAAAAACAGAAATATTAAATTTTAATGATGAAGAAAAATTAAAAAAAGTAATATTAGAAGAAATTAAAAGAGATGGTCAAGTCTTCTATATCTCAAATGATGTAAAAGGTATGGAAGATAAGGTTAAATATTTAAAAACTCTCCTTCCAAGCTTTATAGGCATAGAATATATACACGGTCAACTTAGTGCAAAAGAGATAAAAGGGAAAATAGATGCCTTTGAAAAGGGAGAATTTCAAGTTTTAGTTGCATCAACAATAATAGAAAATGGGATAGATATAGCAAATGCTAATACGATAATTATAGAAGGCTTTAATAACCTAGGTTTATCACAAATTTATCAATTAAGAGGACGTGTTGGTAGATCAAAAAGGCAAGCATATTGCTATCTATTAAAATCATTAAAACAAACACAAAAAGGTTTAAAAAAACAAGAAAGTATAAGTGAAATTGAAAATATTTCATCAGGTGGTTATGTAATTGCCATGGAGGATATGAATATACGGGGAGCTGGTGAAATTCTTGGAAATAAGCAACATGGTGCTATAGAATCTTTCGGTTATGATTTGTACATTAAATTACTAAATGAAGAAATTAAAAGACAAAAAGGTGAAATTACATTTAATAATTTTGAAGTCAAGATGGATTTAAAAGATAAGGGATATATACCAAATGACTACATAAAGGAAGCTGAAAGAATAAAGATATATAAGCGTATAGTTGAATTAACAAAAATCAGCGAAGTTGACGATATTAAAGATGAAATAGAAGATAGATTTGGTAAAATTCCTAAAGTTGTTAATACATTTTTAGATAGTGTTAAAATAAAGATATATTGTCAAAAACATAAAATAAGTAAAGTTGAAGAAAAAGATGATTTCCTTTATTTCTATTTTACAAATAATGTGTTAAAATTAAGTAAGAAAGAAGTTTTGGAAGGTGAAAAAGATGAATAAAAAGTTAGTATTATTAGTATTAATATTGTCTATAACATCATGTACAGGATTTAAAGGGGTAATTTCTCCCAACGATCCTTATAAAAACGTAGTATTAAGAAAAAAATTGGAACATACAGAAAAGGTAGAAAAACCACGTAATAATGATATAAGTAAAATGATAGTAGTAAAAAAAGAAGAACCAAAACCAAAACCAAGGGTAGAAAGTTTGGATAAAATAATATCAGTAAAAAAAGAAGAACCAAAACCTAAACCAAAGGTAGAAAGTTTGGATAATATAATATCAGTGAAAAAAGAAGAACCTATAAAGCCAGTAGTATTAACAAGGGACATAAAAGAAATTTTAAGAGCCATAAAAAAAGACTATAACCTAGTAGAATCTAATGATGATATAGAAAGAAAGACTGTTGAAGGTTTAACAAGATTAAGAAAAGAAACTAATAAGAATATAACACCAGCAGAATTGTTAAAGGAAATACATAAAGTAATAAAAGAAACAAATACAAAATCATATACTATGGCGATATCAAGAGTTCTAAATAATTGGAGTAAGTAATGAGATTAGATAAATTTTTAAAAATAACAAGAATAATTAAGAGAAGAACTATAGCACAACAATTATGTGATAGTGATAATGTACTAGTTAATGGTAAGGCACAAAAACCATCATATAGTATTAAAAAAGGTGACGAATTAGTTGTAAAATACTTTAATAATACTATAAAAGCAAAAGTATTAGAAATACCCAAAGAGTCACTAAAAAAAGAAGACATAGGAGATTATGTAAGTTTTGAAAATTAAGCTTAAAAAGGTCTCAATATGAGATCTTTTTTTGATAGGTTGGTAGAAAGGATACAAGATGTATAAGTATAAGACAATAGACCTATACACCATATAAAACAAGGTAAAACATATATATAAATAAAAAATAAAAAAAAGTAGTTGACAAAGAAATTGGATTAGTGTATAATCAATCTTGTTCTGATAGAGAAGTGCCTTGGTGGCGAAATCGGTAGACGCACAGGACTTAAAATCCTGTGGAAATTTATTCCGTGCCGGTTCGAGTCCGGCCCGAGGCACCAATGACGTATCGCGGAGTAGAGCAGTCAGGTAGCTCGTTGGGCTCATAACCCAAAGGTCATTGGTTCAAATCCAATCTCCGCAACCAAAAATATGCGGGAATAGCTCAGATGGTAGAGCGTCAGCCTTCCAAGCTGAATGTCGCGAGTTCGACCCTCGTTTCCCGCTCCATTAAGTATGAGCCATTAGCTCAGTCGGTAGAGCACATGACTTTTAATCATGGTGTCACTGGTTCGATTCCAGTATGGCTCACCATTCATTCATACTAATGTAAACTATAATGATATAATAATGGGCTATTAGCTCAGCTGGTAGAGCACATGACTCTTAATCATGGTGTCACTGGTTCGACCCCAGTATAGCCCACCAGTAATAATTATATGTACCTGTAGCTCAGTTGGATAGAGCAACAGCCTTCTAAGCTGTGGGCCAGGGGTTCAAATCCCTTCAGGTACGCCATATCCTTTTGGATCCGTAGCTCAGATGGTTAGAGCACGCGGCTCATAACCGTGAGGTCACTGGTTCGATCCCAGTCGGATCCACCATTAGTGAATGGACCCTTCGTCTAGTGGTTAGGACATCGGGTTTTCATCCCGGCAACAGGAGTTCGATTCTCCTAGGGTCTACCATTATAGCTACCATTAGGTGCTTTTTTTTATGGGCAGATGTCCGAACTGGCTAAGGAACCGGTCTTGAAAACCGGCGAAGATGTAACAGTCGTCTGGGTTCGAATCCCAGTCTGCCCGCCATTATATATGCCCAGATAGCTCAGTCGGTAGAGCAAGGGACTGAAAATCCCTGTGTCCGTGGTTCGATTCCGCGTTTGGGCACCATTGTTATCTCCTAAAGGAGATTTTTTTTTACTTTATAAAAAAAGAGTATGTAAGCATAGCTTACATACATCTTCTTATTTCAATAAGTCAAGATAACTTTTACCTTGTTCAACATTTTCATGTATATTAAAGTATTCTAGAACAGTATTTGCAGAATCAGACATAGTTTCTCTTAATCCTAAATCTATATTTTTCTTTTGATTGAATAATCTCTTATTATATACCAATAATGGTACATTTTCTCTTGTATGTTGTGAATGACCTATTGTAGGATCATTTCCATGATCTGCTGTTATAACTAAAATATCATCGTCATTTAATTTTTCTATAATCTTTCCAATATATTTATCAGCAATGCTCAAAACATTTGCATATCTTTTTGTATTTTGAGAATGTCCAGATAAATCAGTTTCTTGAACATTAATGCACATAAATCCTTTGTGGAAATCATCTAATTTCTTAAGGGTTAATTCGAAGATAGTTTTAGTATCAACTAAATTCATAAAGCTTTCTCCGTTCTTATTGTACACTATATCTGCTACTTTACCTATTAACATAACATCTATATTATTTTTAGTTAATATTGTGGGTACTTGATTATTTGGATCTACACCATATCCCATATGTCTAACCATATATCCTTCTTCATAAACTTTAGATAATGGTGCATCTATTCCCATATATTTTCCTTCTTTTTCTCTAGCAGCATCTAAGATACTTTGGGTTGTGGCTTTTGTTCCACCAAAGACAATAACTCTTTCAACTTTTACAATATCCCTAACAACTTGTGCTATTTTCAATTCATCTTCAAATGATATATTTTTAAATGTTGTTGTAACATTGTATACTTGTCCTAAATCTGTTTCCAAATTATCACCTATTGCAACGCAATCATTAACCCATAAGAAATTAACATTTACACCTTTTCTTTCAACTTTATACCCTTTTTTTAAAAGTTTTTTTTCAACAGTATCGATATAGAATGAAAAAGGCTTGTTCAAAGGTTTTTCAGTTTTAGTTCCCATCAATTCTTGGTGTCCTAAGAAAGTATCACCTCCGTGATGTTGTAATTTTGACTTACCAGCAATTTTGACATTAACTTTTTTCATAAAAGGTGTTTCAAAATCTAAAATATTCATTAATCCTAATTTTTCAAGATTTTCCCATTTAGAATCTGGAAGTTTTTCTAATATGTGTCTTGCAGTATTTGATCCAAAATCTCTTGGTCTAACCTTCAAGACATCATCCATATATCCAACTCCAAATCCATCTAATACTATTATTAAAAATCTAGACATTTTTCTTATCTCCTTGTGTGTTATATATACCAACTATATGTATATTATTACTATGTATACCCTCAATTAAAACAATATCTGATCTTGTAACAAACATTTGTGTTCTAAAGCAAAGTATTATAGGATCAAATATATTATATTTTCCTTCTAATGATAGGTAATAATCAATATTTGTTGCATTAAAATTATTAACGTTTACTATTTCATTATCAATATATCCATGTTTCATATGTCCTCTAGGGTAGTATCCACCACCATAAAAGTATGAATTATTTTTAAAAACATGAGAAATTTCTGAAATGTATAAATAGGCTGGAATTTCAATTCCACTGTCTATATTTAAAGGTGTTGTTCCAGTTAAAGCGTGTCCTGGTTCAGCATCTGTTCCCCCATAAGAATAAATTTTCTTTATATTTTCAACTGTAGATACAGATGGTAAATTTATATGTTTAACATACAAATTTTGATTCTTTAAGAATTC
It encodes:
- a CDS encoding phosphopentomutase is translated as MSRFLIIVLDGFGVGYMDDVLKVRPRDFGSNTARHILEKLPDSKWENLEKLGLMNILDFETPFMKKVNVKIAGKSKLQHHGGDTFLGHQELMGTKTEKPLNKPFSFYIDTVEKKLLKKGYKVERKGVNVNFLWVNDCVAIGDNLETDLGQVYNVTTTFKNISFEDELKIAQVVRDIVKVERVIVFGGTKATTQSILDAAREKEGKYMGIDAPLSKVYEEGYMVRHMGYGVDPNNQVPTILTKNNIDVMLIGKVADIVYNKNGESFMNLVDTKTIFELTLKKLDDFHKGFMCINVQETDLSGHSQNTKRYANVLSIADKYIGKIIEKLNDDDILVITADHGNDPTIGHSQHTRENVPLLVYNKRLFNQKKNIDLGLRETMSDSANTVLEYFNIHENVEQGKSYLDLLK
- a CDS encoding DEAD/DEAH box helicase, with the protein product MKKILKEEIEDIFKNIENTCIYISTSLKNMEYYEYILGKKGYNVTFFKTNVGSKKELIDINVRLINLLNKKKKNIIFIDFSLAMSIFFDKYDSFTLEVGKDYNLNKIEEKLQEYAYEKNYLITEMGQYSRRGDLIDVYSATMDNPIRLDFFDVELEKIKIFDIDTQRSYENLKEIQIYSNILRGDKVLITELTGKTTSFFIENLELVEHSLETMLLLDNNDKEKILARYEVLKEKSEIIEVALSENRNYQSEIEIKRKKELKKKMKYSSITELNKGDYVIHVEYGIGKYMGLKMMYDKEYLLIQYADDGELYVPVEKLYRIEKYINISNKEPELYKLGTKGFKKKHKKYKEEIEKVAKELIRIQAKRKKDNGICFMEDTVFQKQFEEKFEYLETEDQKKAIEDVKKDMQSYKIMDRIICGDVGYGKTEVAMRAAFKAIESGYQVALLAPTTILANQHYERFKKRFEGFPINIASYSRLSTRKGVLDDLISGKIDLLIGTHKILGDNVIFNNLGLLIIDEEQKFGVKHKEKIKEKKTNIDVLTLTATPIPRTLNLALLGIRDISVISTPPLQKLPIKTEILNFNDEEKLKKVILEEIKRDGQVFYISNDVKGMEDKVKYLKTLLPSFIGIEYIHGQLSAKEIKGKIDAFEKGEFQVLVASTIIENGIDIANANTIIIEGFNNLGLSQIYQLRGRVGRSKRQAYCYLLKSLKQTQKGLKKQESISEIENISSGGYVIAMEDMNIRGAGEILGNKQHGAIESFGYDLYIKLLNEEIKRQKGEITFNNFEVKMDLKDKGYIPNDYIKEAERIKIYKRIVELTKISEVDDIKDEIEDRFGKIPKVVNTFLDSVKIKIYCQKHKISKVEEKDDFLYFYFTNNVLKLSKKEVLEGEKDE
- a CDS encoding RNA-binding S4 domain-containing protein, whose amino-acid sequence is MRLDKFLKITRIIKRRTIAQQLCDSDNVLVNGKAQKPSYSIKKGDELVVKYFNNTIKAKVLEIPKESLKKEDIGDYVSFEN